The Planctomycetaceae bacterium nucleotide sequence GTTTGCATGAGCAGTGTATCGCCCGGGCGCAGTTCGATGTCGCCCACTTTGTTTGTCAGGCGAGCTGCGTTTCGATGGACGGCAAGCACCGCTGCATTGTAGGTCGCCCGGAAATCCGCTTCCCGAATCGTCTTGCCCACCAGCGGCGACGTTTCGGAGACGACGGCTTCCACCAGTTGCCGTCGGCGTTGCTGACCGGGAGAAACCTGATACTCAGGATCCGCCGCAGGCAACAGGCCACCGATCCGTTCAAGTTCAACAATGCTCGAGACGACTCCTGTAAAGACCAGCCTGTCACCAGCGACCAGCATTTCTTCCGGACTCACCGGTGCGATGATGCGACCTTCCCGATCGATCTCAATCAGAAACAGTCCTGGCAGGTGACGGAGGTTGGCCTGTTCGACGGATTGCCCAATCAATCTGCATTCGGGCTGGACCATCATTTCGACGAGGTATTCGCGACGCGAATCGCCCAGTTGTTCCAGCAGTTCCTTTCGCTCGGGCAGCAGGCGTGTTCCCAGCAGCAGCAGATATCCCATGCCAATCAAAGCATAGGGGATCCCAATCACAGAGATCTCGAACAAGCCCAGTGGTTTCAGTCCTTCGCGGAATCGCTTTGCTGCAATGGACTCAGGGGCGGGTTGTGAATCCGATGACTGTGTGTCTGAGTTGATCTGATCTGGCTGCTGTTCCTGCAGCAATGCATATTCGTCCCGAATCTTCCCATCGATCAACAGATTTGTACTGGTGCCAATCAGAGTGCAGGTACCACCAAGGATTGCCATGTAAGAAATAGGGATCAGCAGTTTTGATGGAGAGATGTTTCGGCGGCGACACCATTCGATCACGATGGGCATCATCATCGCAACGATGGGGGTGTTGTTCAGAAACCCGGACAGCGGCACAATCAGGAAAGACAGACGCGCGATCGCGCGGCGCTGTGAACGAACGCTGCCCAGTACTCGCTGACCGATAAAGTCAAGAAGTCCGGTTTCCCGCAAAGCAGCCGAAATGATGAACATTCCTGCGACCGTCAACATGCCGGGGTTCGCAAATCCTTTGGTAACCTCAGCCGGCGAAATGATGCCAGCTACGGAAAGCACGGCCGCCGCAAATACAAAAACAACATCCGGCGTAGCCCAGTCCCGTACAAGCGCGATAAATACCATCAGTGTGGTAATGAGCGTGAACCAAGCTTCCCAACCCATGATGAATTCTCTTCTTCCCTGTTGGTCAGGGATGCCCGAAACTTTTTCTTGCTGTCGTTCGTGTTAAGCAGGTTGATTCACATCGGAACACATTCAGGTTCGAGTGAGCAATTGTAAGAATACAGTCCCTGCTCTCTCAGACGTCGGATTACCCGGATTTGTTCTTCACGCCAGCTAGGCACTACCTGCCCGTGCTGCCAGCGTGGTGAAGCCCCACGATGCCTGCCAAAGCCCTCAATGCAGAGTTCCAAGTGCGGAGATTCACGGAGAACGTCTCCCGGTTTGTGGTTTCAGATTGTACGACAGGTGTTCATTAGAAGGGAATTGGCCTCATGGGCGGTATCCAATTCGGGATTCGAACCGGGAATTCTACCTGCTGACACAGGGAGGCGTTGGGGTTAAGATGGCCGGACCTGCCATTACGTCGTGTCTGGCGATGGCAGGAAGATACGACTGATTCGTCCTGTTGTTTCCAGCGGTTGGGATGAGTTCATCAATCCGCATTGCGAGAATTCAATCATGTTCCCCAGCTTCATGAACCGCCGCACGTTTCTGGGCCAGGCAGGATTAAGCCCCGGAGCTGCTGCTCTGGCGGCAATGATGGCCGCAGATTCAAACGTCGGCAAAGGAGCGACCCCCGAATCAGCCGGGTCAGCTGTGGTCGGCCATCAATCGGGATCTCATTTTCGGGCCCGGGTGAAGCGAGTCATCTTTCTGTGTATGGCAGGTGGTCCGTCGCACCTGGAGACTTTTGACCCAAAGCCGGCACTGGCGAAACTGGATGGTCAGCCAATGCCCGAATCCTACACGGCAGGCCAGCCTATCGCTCAGTTGCAGGGCCAGGCACTCAAGTGTCTGGGACCTCAGACCCGATTCCGTTCGTGCGGCCAGAACGGCCTGGAGATCAGTGAATTTCTGCCGTGGCATCAGAAGATGGCAGATGACATTTGCGTCCTGCGGTCGCTGGTGACTGAGCAAATCAACCACGACCCGGCCCACACATTCATGAATACCGGGACGGCCATCAGTGGTCGCCCCTCTATGGGATCGTGGGTGAACTACGGACTTGGAAGTGAGGCACAGAATCTTCCGGGGTTTGTTGTTATGACCAGTGTTGGAGGGCGAAATCCGCAGCCGATCGCATCACGACAATGGTCTGCTGGATTTCTTCCGGGCCGTTTTCAGGGTGTGGAGTTCAATTCTACGGGTTCTCCCGTGCACTATCTTGACACGCCCCCGGGTGTCAGCATGGAAAGTCAGCGAAGACTGCTGGATACGGTTCGCGAGCTCAACCTGCATCGCAATCGCAGCCATCCCAATCCTGAACTGGAAACTCGCGTGAGCGCATACGAGATGGCATTTCAGATGCAGATGTCGGTGCCAGAACTGGTTGATATGTCAGATGAACCGAGGCATATTCTGGAAATGTACGGGGCAACTCCAGGAGACGGATCGTATGCATCCAACTGTTTGCTTGCCCGTCGAATGGCAGAACGCGGGGTGCGGTTTATTCATCTTTATCATCGCGGCTGGGACCATCACGGAGGATTAGTCCAATACATGAATACCTGTTGCGGCCTGACGGATCGACCCACCTGGGCTTTGATTCAGGACTTAAAACAACGCGGCCTGCTCGATGACACTCTGGTTATCTGGGGTGGAGAATTCGGTCGTACACCAATGTTCCAGGGAAAAGGCGGAGCGGGTCGGGACCATCACATTAAAGGGTTTTCGATGTGGATGGCAGGTGGTGGCATCAAAGGCGGGACCTCTTACGGGGCGACAGACGAATTGGGATACAACGCTGTTTCGGATGTTGTACATGTGCGTGATTTACATGCGACAATGCTGTACATGCTTGGCCTGCAGCATGACCGACTGTCTCTGAAGTATCAGGGGTTGGACATGCGGTTGACAGGTGTCGAACCGGCACGCGTGATTCATGACATTCTGACATAGACGTAGTGGAATGAATGAACGGAAGCGTTGATGTCATGGAATTCTATCCCGTAGCTTTCAGGCATTTTCTCATGACACCTGTTTCTCGCCGCAGCGTTCTGAAATCGGCCATTCAATCCATGACGACCGCTGCATCTCTGCCTGCTCTTGCTGTTGCGGGTTCAGGGGTACCTCGAATGCTGTCATCATCGTCGGCCATATCGGCCGTGGTTACAGAAGACGGGATGGCGGGAGAACGTCCGATGCAGGATGCGGCTGTGTCGGTCATCAATCCACGTGCTCGAGTTCCCGTGTCTTTTATCATTGACGACTCGACGTGCCTGGTAAATCTCGCTCATTACGCGATGCCTCAGTTTGCCGAAACGTGGCCTGATCGAAAAGACTATCAAAAGCCATGGTGGACATGGCCTCGTGAAATTCCCGACGCTTTTGTTCGTAAATTCGGAGAATGGTGCGCGGAGCGAGAGATTAAAGGCAAATACAGCATTGTGCCTCAGCCGGCCTGTGTGGGATGGGTGGATCGTGAATTGCCCGGCTGGTCTCACAAGCAGCTCGAATCCAGCCTGGATCTTGTCCGGACGCTGATGCTGCCCAACTGGGATATTCATCCGGAAATGGCTACCCATACCCGAGTGATTGACGTGAGGACAGGCCGACCGTTTCCGGATCGCGGCGAGAACTGGATGGAGAACTGGGGCTGGACCACGGGGAAGTCCGTGGAGCAGTTGACAGAGTACCTTGCCTATTCCCTGAATATTCTGAAAGAGGCGGGGCTGCCATGCGAAGGTGTAACAACGCCTGGTGGATTTGCTGGTCGTGTGGTTTCCGAGTTGTCGCAGGCAACATTACGTTCTGTTCGCGAAGTCTTTCGTGCAGAGATTCCGCACTATTTCAAGTTTCTCTACACGGGCGAACAGAGTGTTGTACCTCGCGTTGAGTATGCAGCCGGGTTGAATTCGGAGAGACCGGAGTGTGTTGTTTCGGTCATCGGCTGCACGGGTGACTGGTTCGGAGGCTGGGATGGCGACGAAGCGGGCGACCCCGACAGATTCATCACTGAGGACTTGCAGACCGGCCGTATGGTGGAAGTCATCGATCGTGGCGAACCGGCGATCATGGTCTGCCATTGGCCCGGCATTTATTTCAACGGAACGGAGCACGGATTCAACGTGTTCAGGACCGTGGTCGAACGGATGCATGCTCGATACGACCACCTGCTTTGGATGAAGCTCAGCGAGATTTCACGCTACTGGGCAGCCAAAGAACTCACCGCGATTCACTTTCAGCAGGAAGAGAACATCACCGCCGGATCGACCCTTCAGTTTCGTGCTCCTTTTTCCTGCCCGGATTTTACCGTTCAGTGGAAGAGGGACGCGGCATCAACGGTTGGCCGACTGATAGTTCGGACGGACGATTCGAATGTCGAACTTCAGCCTGTCAGTGGCCTCCTGAATCTGAGGGCTGGAACGTACCACCAGCATGGTGAAACAGTAACGGCCTGCTTCAACCTGTTCAGGGGGCCGTCAACATTGGTCTGTCAGACATAGTCCATCCGCCGGGAACGTTCGCTTCCCGAGGGATGTCCCGCCGGATGTTCAGGCATCGAAATCGGGCCTTCGGATTTAGCCTGTTGCCTGCGGCTCAAAGAACGCACCATTTTGAATTCCGGGCGTGTGTGGGTGGGACGAACAGAGTCTCAGTTCACCAAACTCCGGCCTTCGTGGCAGTCTGCGGACAACGTCGGTTGAGTTAAGAACGAGCGACGGTAAGATCTCGCGGGTCGCAGTTTTCGAGCTTTCTGCCGCCCGAAACGGCCCGGAGTTACAGTGGACGGGCCAAAGGATCTTACTCGTTCATGAATTCTGACTCTGCCTCTGCTGGCAACCGCCCTGGCCCACGCCTCCAGCATTTTCAGGCTCCTCAGGGTGATTTGGCAATTCTGCCGGGTTCCGGGAACCCAGTCTTCGCCGGGAAAATTGCGGAAGAACTGGGCGTCAAACTCGTGCCGTGTGAAGCCCAGATTTTCAGTGAAGGAAACGTCTTCGTTCGAATTCTCGAAAACGTGCGTGGGCGAGATACCTTTGTCATCCAGGGTGTACATCGACCTGTCAATGATAACTTTGTAGAGCTGCTGTTCTGGATCGACGCGCTCAAGCGGGCCAGCGCGCAGCACATTACCGCGGTCATTCCGTATTTCAGCTATGCGAAGGGGGATAAGAAAGACGAGCCACGTGTGTCGATCCGCGCTCGTGTTTGTGCCGATGCACTTGAAGCTGCCGGAGCGGATCGGGTGCTCACCATGGATTTACACAGTCCGCAGATTCAGGGATTCTTTAGCGTGCCTGTTGATCACTTGTACGCTCGCGCTGTGATCTGTGAACATGTGCAAACGCTGGGCATCGATAACCTTGTCGTCTGCAGCCCTGATGTTGGCTTTGCAAAATCTGCGTCGGCCTATGCGAAGATTCTGGGTGTGCCGGTTGTCATTGGCAACAAAGAACGCAAGGATCACAGTGAACGAGCGGAAGTGCTGGAAGTAATCGGTTCGGTCGAAGGACGCAATGTGCTGATGGTGGATGATTTTACCATCACAGGCGGCTCGCTCTGCAGTATGGCGGGCGTCCTGAAAGCACGGGGGGCGAAAGACATTTACGCTGCCGTTTCACACGGAGTGCTTTCGAAAGGAGCGGTTGCCCGCATTGAGGCCAGTGAAATTCGAAAGCTGTTCATGACGGACACGATCGAGCCCAGCGACGAGCCACTTGGCGATCGCATTGAAATTATCAGTGTCGCACCGCTGTTCGCGCAGGCGATTCGATCGATTCACGATCGAACAAGCGTCAGCATGCTGTTTCCGGATGGAACCAGCTAACGGCGTGTTGCAGGACGTTCTCCCCTCCCACTGGCATTTGTTTACATGTGATCTTCTGTTATGGCCAAGCTTTCTCCGATGATGGAACGGTACATGGAGGTCAAGCGGGAGAATCCCGGTGCCATGCTGTTGTTTCGCATGGGTGATTTTTATGAGCTGTTTTACGAGGACGCTCAGAATGCTGCACGAGTGCTGGGACTAACGCTGACCAGTCGGGATAAGTCTTCCGAGAATCCGGTGCCGATGGCGGGTTTCCCTTATCATCAACTGGATGCCTATCTGCAGAAGTTGATTCACGCCGGCTTTCGGGCCGCTATTTGCGATCAGGTTGAGGACCCGAAAAAGGCAAAAGGTCTGGTCCGCCGCGAAGTGACGCGCGTTGTGACTCCCGGGACACTGACGGACGACCAGTTACTGGATCCGCGCGAGAGCAATTTTATTGCATGCATTGCTCCGTCGAAGACGACCATTGGTCTCGCCTGGCTTGAACTTTCAACAGGCCGCTTTCTGGTTTCGGAAATTGAACCCGCGTTATTACACGATGAGTTGGCGCGTATTCAGCCAGCGGAGTGCCTGATCCCGGAAAGTGCTGTTGAAGAGCGGTCGCTCTCGCTGACTCGCCCGGATCTTGGCGGTCCTGTTCTGACGCCGCGCCCGGCCTGGTGTTTTTCAAAAGAAGAAACTCGCCGCCTGCTGAATGAACACTTCGAAACCGCCACGCTGGAAGGCTTCGACATCGAGATGTTTTCTCCGGCAGTCACAGCGGCGGGAGCATTACTGGAATACGTCCGGGATACGCAACGGACGGCATTGCCACACATCGAGCGGATCGAGGTGTTTCGCCGCAGTCGCCACATGATTATCGACGAAGCCACTCGCCGCAGTCTGGAATTGACGCACACGATGCGGGATGGTCGCCGCGAAAACACGTTGCTTGGTGTTCTGGATCAAACTCAGACACCGATGGGCGCGCGATTGATGGCAGAATGGCTGTCGAGCCCGCTGACGGATCTCGAACACATCACTCAGCGGCTGGATGCAGTTGAAGAGCTGATTGGTGATATGAATCTGCGCGATCAGTTGCGTGCATCGCTTAAAGAAATCTATGACCTGCAGCGTCTGACATCACGCGTTGCAACGGGGCGATGCAGTCCTCGCGACCTTGTGTGCCTTGCTACCACACTTGAGCAATTGCCGCGCTTACGGGCGCGTCTTGCCGAACGCAGGTCACGACGTTTACAAACGCTGGAGCAACGAATCGAACTCTGTCCGGAAGCAAGGACAGCCATCCGTGACATGCTGGTCGACGAACCGCCGAACACGGTGACGGATGGGGGAGTGATCCGGCCTGGCTTCCATTCGCAACTGGATGAACTTCGCGATCTTGCTCGCGGAGGCAAGCAGTGGATTGCCAACTACCAGGCCAAAGAGAGTACGCGAACCGGAATCCCGAATCTCAAGATCGGATTCAACAAGGTGTTCGGGTATTACCTGGAAGTCACGGGTTCGCATCGAGACAAAGTTCCGGAAGATTACATCCGCAAGCAGACGCTGAAGAATCAGGAACGTTACATCACTCCTGAGTTGAAAGAGTACGAAGACAAGGTGCTGCGAGCGGAAGATCAAAGCAAAGCACTGGAACAGGAACTGTTCGCAGAATTGCGTGAGAAGGTGGCTCATTTCGTGCCGTTGCTGCTTCGAACTGCAGAAGTTCTGGCAGAAATCGATGTCTTCGGATCGCTGTCGCACCTTGCGGCTGTGGCGGGATATTGCCGCCCCGAACTGACGGTGGAACCGGTTGCGGATATCCGTGAAGGTCGCCATCCGGTTCTGGATCGCCTGATGCCGGCCGGGCAGTTTGTCCCGAATGACATCCGACTGGGCATTGAAGGCAGTGAACCGGAAAAGCCGGTTGCCGGTCGCGTACAGATTATCACCGGTCCGAATATGGCCGGGAAAAGTACATACATTCGTCAGGCGGCATTGATCACAATTATGGCTCAAATGGGCTCATTTGTGCCCGCCAGCGAAGCGCGGCTGGGAATTGCAGATCGCGTCTTCGCTCGGGTTGGTGCCAGTGATGAACTCGGCAAAGGCCAGAGTACATTCATGGTAGAAATGACGGAGACCGCTCGCATTCTGAACGCCGCATCGTGCCGAAGCCTGGTGATTCTGGATGAAATTGGCCGGGGGACCAGTACCTACGACGGCATATCGCTTGCCTGGGCCATCACCGAATACCTGCACGATGAACTTCAGTGTCGCACACTGTTTGCAACCCACTATCACGAGCTGACGGAGCTTACACAAACCCTGAAACATGCATCCAACTGGAATGTGGCTGTTCAGGAAAACAACGACGATGTCATTTTTCTGCATCGAATTGTCGAAGGCGCTGCGGGGCGAAGTTATGGAATCCACGTGGCGAAGATTGCCGGAGTCCCGCGCTTTGTCACAGAACGTGCGACGACAATTCTTGATACACTGGAGAGCGATCACCTGAACAGCGATGGTCGCCCCAAAGTGCCTCCGCGAGAAACTCGGCGCCAAAGAAGTCGACAGCGCAGCCTGTTCGACATGCCGGAAGATCCTATTCTGGATGAGATTCGACAGCTTGAAGTCGATAATCTCACTCCGATCCAGGCGCTTCAGGAGTTGGCGAGACTGCGCCAACAACTCAGGCAACGCAGCGAGTAACAGGAAAGAACACCCACACCCCAAGGTACACTGGACGTGCCAGTGGGATTCGGCGAGTTGCACCAGCAAATCGCAGTTGATGCATCCTCAGGCAGATCCAGATCATCACCACCGAACGTATCCGTAATGTGGACCGACCGCCCAGTGTTGGAGACCATCGCAGGAATTGTCTGTTGGGAATCAGTGCTGGAAAAGGAATTCCTTGCTGTTGATGATGGCCCATGCAATGTCTTCCAGAGCGCGGGTGCGGTCGTCATTGGCGGCAATGTGGGCTGCGGCAATTTCCTGTTCGCGCGGAGAAGCTTCTCGACTGAGTGCAGCCAGGTAGAGAGAGTTGATGATCTCCGCGTCCGATTTTCCTGCCGTGATCATTTGATGGACAACCCCGGCATCGGATCGGAGTTTGTTATGGACAGTTGGCCCATTGATCAGCTGGAGAGCCTGGCTGAGGTTGCTGTCCGTACTGCGTTCGCATTCACAGGGTAGTTCGCGTTGTGGCTGCCCGAAGACCTGAAGAAACTTATGGCCTTCCGGCGGGTCAACCAGATCGACAGCACATGTGCCTGCCGGCATTCCCGGGAATTCTTCCTGAAGGCCGGTGACGGTGCAAATTGCATCGAGCAGTTGTTCTGCGGTTAACATCCGTGTTGTTGCATGGCTGAAATAAATTTCGTCGTCTTCATTGAACTGATTTCGCCGGGAACTGAGCTGGTAGACGCGGCTTGCCATGATTGTGCGAATCAGGTGCTTTGCGGAGAACCCGCTCTTGACAAGTTCGTCGGCAAGATAGTTCAGCAGTTCCGGGTTGGAAGGTGGATTAGAATCGCGGAAATCATCGACGGGATCAACAATTCCCCTGCCAACGACGTGTCCCCAGATGCGATTGGCAACGGATTTTGCGAAGAAGGGATTCTTCGGGCCGGTTAACCAGTTGGCAAAGATGACTCGACGATCCTGATCAGCAGGAACATCAACGTCGCCTTCCAGTAGAAGTCGCGTCTTCATGACCTGGCCGGTCCGTGGCTGAGTCACCTCACCACCTCCGCTCACGAAGATGAATTCATCATCCGGTAGTCCGGTTTCTTTTCGTCCAACTCGTTTGAACGCTGCTGCCAGGCCGTAATAGTCGTCCTGTGTCCATTTTTCGAAAGGATGATTGTGACACTTGGCACACTGGATACGAACGCCCATAAACAGCTGGGCAGTTGTCTCTGTCGCATCGATTTCGTCACGGCTGGCCTTCCAGTAATAGGCAGCGGGGTTGGCTTGGGTGCTTCCGGTGGCGGTCAGGAGTTCTCGCGTGAACTGATCCAGCGGGGTATCCTGATTGACCACATCAAATAACCACCGTCGGAACTTATGAACGCCGGTCGCGGACATCTTGCGGCTGTTGCTGCGAAGAAGGTCGGCCCATTTCATGGACCAGAAGCGAGCGTAGTCGTCGCTTGCCAGCAGACGCTCGACCAGTTGTGCTCGCTTGTCCGGGGATGCATCCGAAATGAACTGCAGAGTTTCATTTGTGTTCGGCAGGCGTCCGGCAAGGTCCAGTGTGGCCCGTCGAAGGTAGTCTGTATCACTGCATAATTCGGAGGGCTGAATCTGAAGTTGCTGCAGTTTTCCAAAGACGAGCTCGTCGATCCGATTGTTTGGTGATGGGTTGGGCCACTGAAAATCCGGTCGGTCGGTCAGGAATGTAATCATGGTGGTCGACATGCGATCCAGGTACCGGGCCAGAATAGTTGCTTCACCGCGCCCTTCTCGCCGAACGACTCCGGCAGCCGAAATCGTAGCAATGTTTTCGTCAGAAGAATCGAAAGCGGTCAGGGCAGTCACGTCGCGGATGGTGCCATCGCTGTAGTAGCCGTTTACGACCAGTTGCTGGCGGTCTGCCCCATCCCGCAAAACGCGAGGCGATGGCAGCAGTTCGATGCGATCCAGCGTCGGAGTTCCTTCTGGTTCGGTTCGCATTCCTTCCGCAATCCATTGCCGCAGGACAACGTGGCTGGCATCGTTAGCGTCGAGTCGACGACCACCACCATGCGCGACTTCCATCAGCGGCTTTCTCAGCAACAGACTTTCATCCGGTTGAAGCACATTGGAACGACGATTGAAGAACTCACCGCGAAGAGTGACCAGATCCAGTTCCGGATCGTACCCACGCAGCGACAGGCGAAAACCGCCTTTTCCAGACGGTGAACCATGGCAAGCTCCCATGTTGCAACCAGACTTTGTCAGCGCAGCGAGAACTTCCGTGTGAAACAGAACAGGGCTCGATTGTTCAAAGCCAGTCACAGTCACGGTTGCGGAAGACTCTTTACCATCGACGACGGCTTTGATGGTGGCGGTTCCGTTGCCCGTCGCTTTCGCGATTCCATGGTCAACAGTGACAACGGCCGGGTTATCCGATTCGATGGTGACTTCGTGAGTCATGTCGCGAATGGTCAGGGTGTCCGGGTTGGCGGTCACCATCAGTTGTTGGGTTGCACGCGGCCCCTGCAGTACGAATTCTGCTGGTTGAAGTTGCACACTGTCAGCAGTTGGGGCGTCTTCGGCAGCAGCGAATGCCGAAGTGATGCTCAGGCAAACGATTGCGACGCATCGAGATTTGAAAACGGTCGTCATCATGATGGAACCTCGGATTACGATTTGTTCGCTTTTCGGCGAGCAACAGGCGAGTCGTCGTTTCGGAGCTGTTGGCACAAGTCTGTGACAAGTTTGCAAAGACTCTTTCGACTTCTCCAGAGACACGAGATTCTCACGAATCCCGTAACCGTGACGCTTTACAATGGGTCTTCTATTCAACGATTTCCACCGTAATCGGTGGAAGAGGGTAGGTGGCTGTTTCCTTGTCTTTCCTGGCTGTTCCCTGCACGAAGACGGAGCACTTGCCAACGGCGGCGTCAGCGGCCGCAGTGACCGTCAGTATGGCTTCGGACTTCTCATTTTCGAACTTGATGTTCGGCACAGTGAGACCTGGCAACAATTGATCTGCTGGCGCTGCGAGGGCGATTTCTATCTCCATTTTCCAGTCATTGTTTCGTACGGCTTTCAATGCAACTGTCGAGGATTCTCCTCGCTTGAGTGTGACGACTGCAGGATCCGGCGTGATGGAAAACTGAGCCGCAGGACGGATCGCAGCAAAGACGTCGGATCGAGCCAGGATTGATTGAAACCGTTCCCCGGCTTTGGCCTTTGTCGGTGGTGGTGCCGTTCGGGTGAAGACCAACGGGGGAGTTTCCCGCCCAGGCGACGTGAGCTGAAACTGAAGAGCTCCAAATTCTGTGGTAACGTCTTCACTGGCTGCATTCGTCGCGGTCAGTGTGATGGG carries:
- a CDS encoding SLC13 family permease → MGWEAWFTLITTLMVFIALVRDWATPDVVFVFAAAVLSVAGIISPAEVTKGFANPGMLTVAGMFIISAALRETGLLDFIGQRVLGSVRSQRRAIARLSFLIVPLSGFLNNTPIVAMMMPIVIEWCRRRNISPSKLLIPISYMAILGGTCTLIGTSTNLLIDGKIRDEYALLQEQQPDQINSDTQSSDSQPAPESIAAKRFREGLKPLGLFEISVIGIPYALIGMGYLLLLGTRLLPERKELLEQLGDSRREYLVEMMVQPECRLIGQSVEQANLRHLPGLFLIEIDREGRIIAPVSPEEMLVAGDRLVFTGVVSSIVELERIGGLLPAADPEYQVSPGQQRRRQLVEAVVSETSPLVGKTIREADFRATYNAAVLAVHRNAARLTNKVGDIELRPGDTLLMQTRPHFIRANRNSTDFYLVSSVEDWRPLRSDRAWIALSLFAILLILMTTGLVDTAVAALLIASAVVVTGCLSSGDARRSVEWQVLITIAASFAVGDALRNSGAAAAVAQTLVKATESFGPVAALICFYLIASILTEMVSNNAVASLMFPLCLETARLLEVSPRPFLIALMFAASASFATPIGYQTNMMVYGPGGYRFSDFLRVGLPLNTLLWLTATILIPMLFPFSG
- a CDS encoding DUF1501 domain-containing protein, giving the protein MFPSFMNRRTFLGQAGLSPGAAALAAMMAADSNVGKGATPESAGSAVVGHQSGSHFRARVKRVIFLCMAGGPSHLETFDPKPALAKLDGQPMPESYTAGQPIAQLQGQALKCLGPQTRFRSCGQNGLEISEFLPWHQKMADDICVLRSLVTEQINHDPAHTFMNTGTAISGRPSMGSWVNYGLGSEAQNLPGFVVMTSVGGRNPQPIASRQWSAGFLPGRFQGVEFNSTGSPVHYLDTPPGVSMESQRRLLDTVRELNLHRNRSHPNPELETRVSAYEMAFQMQMSVPELVDMSDEPRHILEMYGATPGDGSYASNCLLARRMAERGVRFIHLYHRGWDHHGGLVQYMNTCCGLTDRPTWALIQDLKQRGLLDDTLVIWGGEFGRTPMFQGKGGAGRDHHIKGFSMWMAGGGIKGGTSYGATDELGYNAVSDVVHVRDLHATMLYMLGLQHDRLSLKYQGLDMRLTGVEPARVIHDILT
- a CDS encoding ribose-phosphate pyrophosphokinase, giving the protein MNSDSASAGNRPGPRLQHFQAPQGDLAILPGSGNPVFAGKIAEELGVKLVPCEAQIFSEGNVFVRILENVRGRDTFVIQGVHRPVNDNFVELLFWIDALKRASAQHITAVIPYFSYAKGDKKDEPRVSIRARVCADALEAAGADRVLTMDLHSPQIQGFFSVPVDHLYARAVICEHVQTLGIDNLVVCSPDVGFAKSASAYAKILGVPVVIGNKERKDHSERAEVLEVIGSVEGRNVLMVDDFTITGGSLCSMAGVLKARGAKDIYAAVSHGVLSKGAVARIEASEIRKLFMTDTIEPSDEPLGDRIEIISVAPLFAQAIRSIHDRTSVSMLFPDGTS
- the mutS gene encoding DNA mismatch repair protein MutS, giving the protein MAKLSPMMERYMEVKRENPGAMLLFRMGDFYELFYEDAQNAARVLGLTLTSRDKSSENPVPMAGFPYHQLDAYLQKLIHAGFRAAICDQVEDPKKAKGLVRREVTRVVTPGTLTDDQLLDPRESNFIACIAPSKTTIGLAWLELSTGRFLVSEIEPALLHDELARIQPAECLIPESAVEERSLSLTRPDLGGPVLTPRPAWCFSKEETRRLLNEHFETATLEGFDIEMFSPAVTAAGALLEYVRDTQRTALPHIERIEVFRRSRHMIIDEATRRSLELTHTMRDGRRENTLLGVLDQTQTPMGARLMAEWLSSPLTDLEHITQRLDAVEELIGDMNLRDQLRASLKEIYDLQRLTSRVATGRCSPRDLVCLATTLEQLPRLRARLAERRSRRLQTLEQRIELCPEARTAIRDMLVDEPPNTVTDGGVIRPGFHSQLDELRDLARGGKQWIANYQAKESTRTGIPNLKIGFNKVFGYYLEVTGSHRDKVPEDYIRKQTLKNQERYITPELKEYEDKVLRAEDQSKALEQELFAELREKVAHFVPLLLRTAEVLAEIDVFGSLSHLAAVAGYCRPELTVEPVADIREGRHPVLDRLMPAGQFVPNDIRLGIEGSEPEKPVAGRVQIITGPNMAGKSTYIRQAALITIMAQMGSFVPASEARLGIADRVFARVGASDELGKGQSTFMVEMTETARILNAASCRSLVILDEIGRGTSTYDGISLAWAITEYLHDELQCRTLFATHYHELTELTQTLKHASNWNVAVQENNDDVIFLHRIVEGAAGRSYGIHVAKIAGVPRFVTERATTILDTLESDHLNSDGRPKVPPRETRRQRSRQRSLFDMPEDPILDEIRQLEVDNLTPIQALQELARLRQQLRQRSE
- a CDS encoding DUF1553 domain-containing protein gives rise to the protein MMTTVFKSRCVAIVCLSITSAFAAAEDAPTADSVQLQPAEFVLQGPRATQQLMVTANPDTLTIRDMTHEVTIESDNPAVVTVDHGIAKATGNGTATIKAVVDGKESSATVTVTGFEQSSPVLFHTEVLAALTKSGCNMGACHGSPSGKGGFRLSLRGYDPELDLVTLRGEFFNRRSNVLQPDESLLLRKPLMEVAHGGGRRLDANDASHVVLRQWIAEGMRTEPEGTPTLDRIELLPSPRVLRDGADRQQLVVNGYYSDGTIRDVTALTAFDSSDENIATISAAGVVRREGRGEATILARYLDRMSTTMITFLTDRPDFQWPNPSPNNRIDELVFGKLQQLQIQPSELCSDTDYLRRATLDLAGRLPNTNETLQFISDASPDKRAQLVERLLASDDYARFWSMKWADLLRSNSRKMSATGVHKFRRWLFDVVNQDTPLDQFTRELLTATGSTQANPAAYYWKASRDEIDATETTAQLFMGVRIQCAKCHNHPFEKWTQDDYYGLAAAFKRVGRKETGLPDDEFIFVSGGGEVTQPRTGQVMKTRLLLEGDVDVPADQDRRVIFANWLTGPKNPFFAKSVANRIWGHVVGRGIVDPVDDFRDSNPPSNPELLNYLADELVKSGFSAKHLIRTIMASRVYQLSSRRNQFNEDDEIYFSHATTRMLTAEQLLDAICTVTGLQEEFPGMPAGTCAVDLVDPPEGHKFLQVFGQPQRELPCECERSTDSNLSQALQLINGPTVHNKLRSDAGVVHQMITAGKSDAEIINSLYLAALSREASPREQEIAAAHIAANDDRTRALEDIAWAIINSKEFLFQH